ATCAGAGGACACTACTTATCATGTGCTATAaattaacaaatatatatttttttttttttcaaaaaaaggcCCTACTAAGAAGATAAATAATATCCCTAAAACATGCCAGAATTGAAGCCAGCCGTTACTAACCATAACAAGCTTGAAAAAATTACGGCTCCACAGTTGAGAGGAAGGACTGGATTCCAAAAACAATAAACAGAATCCCACCTGAGAGAGCAACCtgaaaaaggagaaacaaaattttggcttgattaTGCTGTTCGACAATCTTAACCGTAACTATAGTGTGAAGAAAAAGAGAATCAAATGTCAAGTACTATTTTCTCAGATATTTGTGATGCCAAGCTCCTTCCGCCAAGGACTGCAGCAGTTGTACACAACGCCTGTCCTctgaaagaaaaattataaatgacATTCCCAAATGGAAAAACAGGTAGGTAACTACGCTGTTGTTCATTCACATCCAGAAAGATTATCATCAATACAATATACAAATAGGTTCCTACTGAGACCAATTACTTTCTATAAGCAATAAACCTTTCATTCTTGCTTTATAACAAAATTAGTGCTTACAAGCCACTTGTAGATCTTTGTCATTTGACGCGCAAAATTAGAGAATATcctttgaagaacacaaaaTGGAAGCCTAACAATTGAGGTTGGCGCACAGTGAGATAACAAAACTACTGACTGCCGATAATTCACTAACCATTATAGTTTCAGATAATTGCTACAGCCCAGTCCTATATAAGTGTTAACATTTTCACAAAAGGAGTCAACATCAATGGGCAATGATTAAACCTTTACTTCTCTCTTTTTTGTCTTTTCAAACGAGAAACAATGACTAAACCTTTACATCTATATACAACTAGGAAGGAGGTTGCCATAATTGAATAAACAACATATGGGCCGCAGTTATCCCTGAACCTAGTCTTCCTACAAGTGCGAACAATCACCCTCATGGGGAAAATTAGtcacatcacatgtatattagaTGGTTCAGATACCAGAACTTTCTGAAAGAATCTTACGATGATGCAAAAGACAGATATCTGATATCATAGGCAATGGGGCTCTAACATGCACTTGCACAAAATGAGTTATATAGATGAATGCAAAACACGTTTTATGCTCATAGGACAAAGTGGGGTCTGTATTGAGAAAAGATTGcaaaggaaaattttctattgaagaaaaaaatatatcaaaaggAACAGTCTCGTGCACAAAGAATCAATCTCAAATAGAAGGGATCTGTTTGTAGCCACAACTTACAAAATTCCACCAAGAACGACACCTAGTGGGTCTTCATCTGCAGCTAAACCAATTGTTGCTAGCTGACAAAGGCAGTCAAATATCAGTACTACAAGAGTGAAACAACTTCTTAAGTTGGATAGAAATGGCCATTCTAAATTTTGATACTAACCTGACTCTTGTCACCCCATTCACCAAAAAAGGTAATGGAAAATGCCTGCAGAAACTCCAGGGGAAAGTTTGTGAGTATGAGTAAATTCATCTTACGACTGACATTTACATTTAGCTAAATTATTATAGGTTACAAAATAAACCTTCAAATATATTGGTGACAAGAACTGCAAGAGAATCGAGCGATTGTGCTTCTTCACATCATCATCAACCTGCCAAAAGGGTTAAAACTTTATGATTCCAAATAACCATGCAAGTATCTTATATATCTGCACTTTCAACATGCCAATCCATAAAGGACAATAGAAATCCTACAGCTTCCCCTTACTTCTGAAACAAGGACTTCAACCAGTTCTATCCAGTAACAAAATGATAAGAATAATAATCAATGtagagagaggaagagatttTTTAAAGGAAGACATATATCAATGATCTGCAAACAGAATTCTGAACTCTCAATTGTCTTAAAATAGTTAACACATGTgcatttcaaatcaaaatataaaatgcCGCAATAGTTCAGACATGGAGTGAGCCTAGGAAGAAACAGAGATGGCCCGCGAAAGCAAAGAACATGCATCatcaaatgaataaagaatttataagaaaaaattaattcctgAAAAAGCAGGCTAACATCATACATCTAGAAGCCCTCCCAAATCCTTGAGGACTTGTTTGTTTCACATGTTTTTCCATGGAATTTCATACAGACATTTAATATCCTTATTTGTTTCACAGAActtcaatttttaaaacccAGTATATTATCCAGGGAACTTCAAAACCCATCTGACATGGGCTTTTTAATACCCTACAAAAGTGTGAGATTTTTATGCTTGGAAGATGACCAGTAAAAATATAacttaactaattaataaattaatatcaattactcattattattaattttaattaattattaaatataaatatattaagtagacttaataaatttcaactaatatctttacaattaatattttatgctatcttaactatttaatataaataataaattactattattataatatgattatcaatattttgattaatttatcataatttaattatttttagtaattaatttgaattaattaattatgtttaataaaaGTCCAATATAAAagcattcatttatttttatttttattgattaaataatgttaaatttattGGATGACTATAATAATTGGTCTCttgtatttaattaagtaattatttaattttgatttttatatataaaattggtAGATTGAACACATATTTAACTTTCAGACATTAATTATCCTGCATATCCAAACACAGATATTAATTATCCCAGAGAGACATTCAAATCccaaatatttaatatctataccCATAAAATAGCGTCTGCAATCCAAATAGGCCCTAAGAGTTGTTAAATAGAATTTCTTGAATTCTTTTTACAAACACAATTGGAATCAGGAAACTTTTTGAAATGACTAGATTGGGTGACAGTTCTATTAGGGGTAAGAAGATGTATCATCTCTTTCTGATAGCAAAATATACCTTATTTCCATCTTTGGAACCTTTTTTTTTAGCCTTCAAATCAGCATCCTAGGCACAAAAGACAGCTGAGTTAAAAAATAGAATCCCACCTGAGTGTGTGCACTGCAGAAGGGACTTAAAAATAAAACCCTAACCAATTTAGCTTCAACTTCAGCAAGTTCTTCAGACTCCCTGCCAATAAATTATAACccaaaaaaaaaggtcaaatgATATGCCGTTCATTTGGTTACTTACGTGCACatagaaaattaaattgatatttagaaaaaaaaatgcaaataacAAGGAATCATTACCCTTCATCATTAAATGCATCCCATAAAGACCAGAGCCCAAAACCAAGGAACAAAAGAGTTGTGACATGATGTGTCCACTTACGTGAGATCTGCATAAAGTAGAGTACATCACAGCGCAAACAATAATAACCGGAGAAGAAAATGTCCAGGAAGGAACCAAAGGTGATTGTTTGCTCGAGGCAAGCATTTTGGCCTAACAATAAGGATAGTAACTACATTACACAGGATGATATCAAAGCTTGCCCTTCAAGTTTCAAAGTCTCAGTTTGTTTGTTAAAGAAATTCATTCAGATGAAATGCTTTAGTAATTCAACTtaccaatacaatataaaatatcaaGACCTCGTTCCTAATTGTATTCATCTAAAACTTCTGCCCTtcaataaagagaaaaaaaaaatatggatctAAGCGACCTGATAGTTTCCTTAAAATGTGTCTTATGATTGCTTGATTAACAATCAATCAATTACactttaatccaaaaaaaaaaaaaacacaaaagcatcaattaaaattttcccATGAAAGATACAAGGGGTCCATTTACTTCATCCTTTAGTGGAACAAATCTGATCCATGGGAAGAGGAAACAGAGGAAACAGAGGAAACCAAACGTATAGCAAAGTGCAAGAATGCGGATTTATTGGTTTAACTTCAACATGGCAAATCTAATATTATTGCATCCCACACAAACAATCAGCATATGCAAAATTAACATCTACAACGCatgcatataaaaaaaatgtgctTGTCCCAGCCCTAGCAGATAAAGTAAATAAACAAGCAACCATGAGGCATTCGATTTGAGCTATCAATTTTCTTACCAAATTTGGTGCAGCCCAGCCAACCAGAGCAGAAAGAATGGTCATCACCTTAAAAACAGCAAAACTACTGAGTAAGTTAGAGGCCCTAACATAGACTGGAAAAGTAGTGACGGCACATGCGATGAGGAAAGAAAGGTAACTTTTGACAAACATACTTACAATCAAAGCTGAAAGACAACCAGACAAGACAAGTCTTCTTGGATGCCGCATTGCCATAATCTTTAAACAGAAGATTATATCATAAGAAATTGAATAGTTAACATATTTAAGcagggaaaaaagaaagaaagaaagataaatcACTGTTTATCCTCTCAGAGAAAACTATTAGGAAAACAATATTCATTCAACAAGTTGAAAGATAATAAATCAAAAAATTGCAGTAGAAAGAGTTGAAGTAGACAGGTTTTGGCAGTTTAATCTTATCAAGGCTTAAAATACAAGCAAGGATTAAAATATGAATGTCGATATCAATATGAAGATTTCAATTTTACAGATATATAGACGGATGTATcgataaaaatatcaatattgaCAGATATTTCTGTAAgtcacaaaattaataaaatttgtttagattaataattaagttgtcTTTACTCTTAGACTAAATTATGGATATTTGTTAGAAATAAGGAGCTTTATAGATAGTTTATAGTCCCGAgagtattttaatattttactttaccctaggtttatttccttttttttgtaTTAGGGCTTGCTAGAGCCTATAAATATGGCTTCTCTTGTAACTttcattttatgttaaaataataaaaagagactctctatcgtggttttttctccctgttctaggttttccacgtaaacttagtgttctctattttctatcttttgacatggtattagagcatggtGACGAAACTCTAACCGCCATTGGCGAAAACCAACCGATGCAAGATAATCTTAGTCCTGCACCAGCTCTGCTTCTGCCACAGCTACCGATGGGGCCTCCAAACCACCGCTGCTACTGCCGTCCAAGCAGTCGTTGATCAGTATCTTCAGTCCTTGCATATCCGTTCAACTCTAGCACCACCGCAACCCTTTGATGGAAACACTAGCACCGCCCTTTTCCACAATGCCGCCAACGTTTCTCCCTTGTTACCGAGTGCTGCCGCTGCTTATCCCTCCAACCTTGGAGCCAGTAGCCGAAACATACACCTTGGAGCCGAGATTGGTGAGTCGTCCGCCAATCGCAATAAGCCCCTGTCATGGCAACAAGCCCCTCGCAGCCGTCGAGAATCCCTGGCTCCTTTCCCTCCCAGCTGCAAGCAACCTACCTGCAACCGTCGAGCCTTCCTCATCATGCGCCACCCAGTTATGAACATCAAGATTCTATTGGTTTATCTCAGTAATGGTTCAACAATAATTGGCTAATCTTCAGGCAAGTTTTCAGCAACAAATTGCTGCTCTTGGAGCAACCCTAGGTGCTTCCACAAACTTAAATTCCAATAAAGTGAATTCTAACATTCCTTCTGGTCTACCGATGTATCCAAAGAATCCAGTAACCTCTTTCCCTGCTTTAActactacaaactatttgtcTGGATCTATGGGAAATTCCTCTGGATTAATTGCAGGAGAAAAATTGAATGGTTAGAATTATTTCTCCTAGTCTCAGTCCATTAAAATGGTTCTTGAGGGGCGTCACAAGTTTGAGTATCTAACTGGTGAGATACCAAGACCTAGGTCAAGGGATCCTCAGGAGTGCATTTAGAAAGGAGAAGACTACCTACTTCGATCACTATTGATTAATAGTATAGAACCTCAGATAGGGAAACCGTTGTTGTATACTGCGACTGCTCAAGATATCTAAGATGTTGTTCAtaaattatattctaagataCAGAAGACGTCCTCCAAATGACAAGCCCAATCCTAGTCGGGCTCTCATGAGTGAATTTGCGAGTGCCTCCCAGTCACAACCTCAGGTAAATTGCCAAAGTGACCCTGGTGTCTCTTCTCTTGGGGTTGTTACTCAATCAGGTACCTCTCAATCCTTAAGTCTCCTCAACATAAATAGTAAGAAAccatggatacttgattcaggggCAACAGATCATTTGATTGGATCTTCTGATAATTTTTTAACATATCTTCCGAATGCTGGTAATGAAAAGATTAGGATTGCAGATGGGTCCTTTGCTCCTATTGCGGGCAGGGGTCATATTTCTCCTTTTGATGGTTTGACTTTACAGAATGTGTTGCATGTACCCAAAATATCTTACAATTTACTATCTATTAGTAAGATAACTAGAGATCTGAATTGTCAAGTTGCCTTCTCACTAGataatgttttctttcaggACTTGAGCTCGGGGAAGACGATTGACACTGCCTGGCACAATAGGGGACTCTATTTCCTTGATGATGATGCTTCCTCTAGGAACTGTTATAGGACTAGTTTgttgtctttttatttttcaacttcaGAAAAAGATGGTATATTATGGCATTTTCGCCTTGGTCACCCAAATTTCCactatatgaaatatttatttcctcacttattcaataaagttgatgTCTCTTCTTTGTCTTGTGATGTGTGAATTCGTGCAAACCAACATACGGTCACCTTTCCGCCTCAACCTTACAAACCTTCTCAGCCCTTCACCATTATTCATaatgatgtttggggtccctcGAGTATTACCACCCTTCAGGAAAACGTTGGTTTATGacctttattgatgatcatACCCATCTTACATGGGCTTTTCTCCTCACTGATAAATCTGAGGGTTCAGCgatatttcaacaattttacactACTGTTGAGACTCAGTTCAACACCAAAATTGCTATTCTTTGTAGTGATAATGGTCATGAGTTCCTTAATCATACCCTTCGCGATTTTCCTTAATCATACTGCTGAAATCACCaggctaaaaaagaaaatggctaACGAGTTTGAGACTAAAAATCTATGGAATCTAAAGTATTTCCTCGGAATGGAGGTGGCAAGATCAATGGAAGGGATCTCTGTCTCACAACAGAAATACACTTTTGACCTGTTAAAAGAAACAGGTATGACTGGATGTAGATCTGCTAACACTCTTATTGAATTCAATGTGAAACTAGGAGATTCTATTGATAAAGAGAGGCATCAACATCTAGTGGGAAAGCTGATTTATTTATCTCACACTAGACCAGATATTTCCTATGCTGTCAGTGTTGTTAGTCAATTTATGTAGGCACCCTACGAAGAACATATGGAAGTTGTGAATCGGATtctgagatatttgaaaagCTCTCCAGGTAA
This genomic window from Benincasa hispida cultivar B227 chromosome 4, ASM972705v1, whole genome shotgun sequence contains:
- the LOC120076503 gene encoding GDT1-like protein 4 — encoded protein: MATSVIQGFTKSLAMTVLSEIGDKTFFAAAIMAMRHPRRLVLSGCLSALIVMTILSALVGWAAPNLISRKWTHHVTTLLFLGFGLWSLWDAFNDEGESEELAEVEAKLDADLKAKKKGSKDGNKVDDDVKKHNRSILLQFLSPIYLKAFSITFFGEWGDKSQLATIGLAADEDPLGVVLGGILGQALCTTAAVLGGRSLASQISEKIVALSGGILFIVFGIQSFLSTVEP